In the genome of Bremerella sp. P1, the window CACGCAGCATCGGCATGGATTTCTCAGTCGCCAACAATGCAGGCACGGTCTTCCAGCAAACGACCGCCGGAATTCTCTCTGGCGGGTTAACTTCTTCCTCGAACGCTGGAAATATCATGGCTTCGCTGGATGGTGGCCAAGTTGACATTGCGATCCGAGCACTTCGTCAATTGGATCTTGCCAAATCTCTAGCCGAGCCAACGCTCACCACGCTTAATGGGCAAACCGCAAGCTTCAGTGCTGGTGGTCAATTCCCGGTTCCTTCAGCGATCATCACCAACGGCGGATCTGCCCAAGGGGTGCAGTTCATCCCCTTTGGAGTGCAGCTTAACTTTACACCCAACATTGTCGATCGCGACCGAATTCGGCTTGTGGTCAATGCCACGGTTAGCAGCCGAGATGAAAACCTTGGAACGAGTGTCGGTGGCAGCAGTTCCGCAGGCGGTACCAGCGTTTCAGGCCTTCAATCAAATGACTTCAGCACGACGGTCGAGTTGCGTGAAGGACAAACACTTGCGGTCGCCGGTTTGATTCAACATAACTTCGGCAGTAACGCTCAGCGAATTCCTTTCTGGGGCGATTTGCCAATTATTGGAAACACTGGCGGCCTGAACCAGACCTCAGCAGACGAACAAGAACTGGTTGTCTTGATTACACCCCAACTTGTTCACCCAATCGATGCCTGCACCGGTCCGGCACTTCCTGGCGATGACATGCACGAACCCAATGACATTGAGTTCTTCCTGTTGAACCGACTCGAAGGTCGACACACTAAAGGCTATCGCAGTCCAGTCCGAACCGATCATCACCGTCAACATGTCGGCAATCACTGTGATGAATGCCAGTTTCTAATCGGTCCCACTGGGCGTGCATTCAACTGCTGTGACCAACCGATCCTGTACAAGTAACGTCACGCTGAAACGGAAGCCCGAGAAATTCCGCCATGACCCAACATCAAAACAAAGTCTGGTACTTGCTGGTGCTGGCAATCTGCTTTTGGCAGACCGGCTGCTGTTCCAAATGCGGCAGCCCCTTTTGCTGGGATCGTTGTGCTGACATTCCGCCTGGAGCCATCCCTCAACCCTTAGGAACGTATGCGTGCGGTTGGCAACAGGTACATACCAATGCGGCTGACATCGACAAGCTCACCATTTACCGTGCTGAATGGGTTGGAGCATCGGCCGAACTTGGTCCTTTTGGTAAACGTCACCTGGCTGACCTGCCTGATCTGGCGTTGCGTCTCGGGTCGCCGATCGTGATTGAAGTTTCAGAAAATCAGGAACTCGATCAGCTTCGCATGACCTACATTCAGGATGTCCTTGCCAAAACCAATTTCCCTGAGCCTCAGCAGTGGGTCGTGCTTGGCTACGCCAAAGCAGAGCCGATGTACGGCATTGAAGCCCCCAGCGCATCAAGCTCTTACTTGGGTGGATCCCAGATCAGAACCGGTGCTGCCCAAGGATTCTCAGGAAATGCTGGGGTCGGCAATTCCATTCAGTTTGGCTATTAAGGGGCAAAGCATGATCGGACGCTGGCAAACTTTGTTCGTCCTATTCGCGACCATCCTACCCATGGTTGGTTGCAAGACATGGAATCCAACAGCGACTTCAGGCTCACAGGAAGCACCACTTGCAGTTTCAGTTGCTAAAAATGAGGTCAGCCCCAAAGTGAAGGCCTGCCTGGTAACAGCACAGACCCTCCACCAGGAAGGGCACTACCGAGAATCGGCGTTGCTTCTTGAACGGGCACGTGCTGAGGCACCCAATGCCCACGACTACTCGCGACAACTTGCCGTGCTATACGATGAACTCGGCATTTCGGATAAGGCGGAACACGAGTTTATCTTAGCGCTTGCCAAAACCCCAAACGATGCTGACCTGCATAACGACTTCGGGTTCTTCTACTTGCAACGAAGCGACCACGTCCGAGCCGAACAACAGTTCCGCAAGGCACTACAAATCGCTCCTGAACACCAACGAGCGAAATCCAATCTAGCTCGGTCACTCTTCAAGCAGAACCGTCTGGAAGAAGCCTACGCCACCTATGAGCAAGCTGTTGGGGCAGCAAATGCCCACC includes:
- a CDS encoding tetratricopeptide repeat protein, which translates into the protein MIGRWQTLFVLFATILPMVGCKTWNPTATSGSQEAPLAVSVAKNEVSPKVKACLVTAQTLHQEGHYRESALLLERARAEAPNAHDYSRQLAVLYDELGISDKAEHEFILALAKTPNDADLHNDFGFFYLQRSDHVRAEQQFRKALQIAPEHQRAKSNLARSLFKQNRLEEAYATYEQAVGAANAHHNMGVLFSQAGRDHEARMAFQEAIAADPKLDMSREFLASLDNLPEIANRQRTRSSGGNQLR